Proteins from a genomic interval of Helicoverpa armigera isolate CAAS_96S chromosome 9, ASM3070526v1, whole genome shotgun sequence:
- the LOC110372746 gene encoding tetraspanin-18 isoform X2: MSLAYAYFKYLIDRENYQCLIHYFSEAGFRNDIVVEAHSDVKTDKEEHNNKDKCLKCAKAFFVILGMLAVIAAVALIIVSVISSIATKAYDSDQSSRMVSMVLLAVSAAVTICAIIYGEVSVFRNRPRPILVAAVVLLLLAIVQALIAGISVTVEPSDEAKLMRSLTESFRQAKEDNMRHAKIWAMTQSDLNCCGVYGPEDYRVSTLPYYFPPNVPISCCTSYDSSRSDLVQERDRELCKVKKTYFMTGCKELVLTVFKETSSMVFSMAVILIVLEALLLILGAVIYQKQSTKSFK; this comes from the exons ATGTCATTGGCCTACgcttatttcaaatatttgattGATAGGGAAAACTATCAGTGTTTGATTCACTACTTTTCAG AAGCAGGCTTCAGAAATGACATCGTCGTTGAAGCCCACTCGGATGTAAAAACAGATAAAGAAGAACATAACAACAAAGACAAGTGCCTCAAATGTGCTAAAGCTTTCTTCGTGATCCTGGGCATGTTAGCTGTG ATAGCAGCGGTGGCCCTAATAATTGTCTCAGTAATATCTTCAATAGCGACGAAGGCTTATGATTCAGACCAGTCCAGCCGGATGGTTTCCATGGTACTGTTGGCTGTGTCAGCTGCTGTGACCATATGCGCCATCATTTATGGCGAAGTGTCTGTTTTTAGGAATCGGCCCAGACCTATACTTGTG GCCGCAGTGGTCCTACTTCTCCTAGCGATAGTACAAGCTCTGATAGCCGGCATATCCGTGACTGTGGAACCGTCTGACGAGGCCAAGCTCATGAGGTCCCTGACAGAGTCCTTCAGACAGGCGAAGGAGGACAACATGAGGCATGCCAAGATTTGGGCTATGACGCAGTCCGAT CTAAATTGTTGTGGAGTATACGGTCCAGAAGACTACCGGGTCTCAACATTACCATACTACTTCCCTCCAAATGTGCCGATATCGTGCTGCACATCATACGACTCCTCACGGTCAGACCTGGTGCAGGAAAGAGATAGAGAGCTATGTAAAGTGAAGAAGACTTACTTCATGACTGGCTGCAAAGAATTAGTGCTGACGGTGTTTAAAGAGACATCGTCTATGGTGTTCTCTATGGCTGTTATACTTATTGTTTTGGAG gCGTTACTTCTAATCTTAGGTGCCGTTATATACCAAAAACAGAGCACGAAATCATTTAAGTGA
- the LOC110372746 gene encoding tetraspanin-18 isoform X1 has product MSLAYAYFKYLIDRENYQCLIHYFSGLADQMVILDEPKRWDEMACASGEAGFRNDIVVEAHSDVKTDKEEHNNKDKCLKCAKAFFVILGMLAVIAAVALIIVSVISSIATKAYDSDQSSRMVSMVLLAVSAAVTICAIIYGEVSVFRNRPRPILVAAVVLLLLAIVQALIAGISVTVEPSDEAKLMRSLTESFRQAKEDNMRHAKIWAMTQSDLNCCGVYGPEDYRVSTLPYYFPPNVPISCCTSYDSSRSDLVQERDRELCKVKKTYFMTGCKELVLTVFKETSSMVFSMAVILIVLEALLLILGAVIYQKQSTKSFK; this is encoded by the exons ATGTCATTGGCCTACgcttatttcaaatatttgattGATAGGGAAAACTATCAGTGTTTGATTCACTACTTTTCAG GTTTAGCAGATCAGATGGTCATTTTGGACGAACCCAAACGTTGGGACGAGATGGCGTGTGCTAGTGGGG AAGCAGGCTTCAGAAATGACATCGTCGTTGAAGCCCACTCGGATGTAAAAACAGATAAAGAAGAACATAACAACAAAGACAAGTGCCTCAAATGTGCTAAAGCTTTCTTCGTGATCCTGGGCATGTTAGCTGTG ATAGCAGCGGTGGCCCTAATAATTGTCTCAGTAATATCTTCAATAGCGACGAAGGCTTATGATTCAGACCAGTCCAGCCGGATGGTTTCCATGGTACTGTTGGCTGTGTCAGCTGCTGTGACCATATGCGCCATCATTTATGGCGAAGTGTCTGTTTTTAGGAATCGGCCCAGACCTATACTTGTG GCCGCAGTGGTCCTACTTCTCCTAGCGATAGTACAAGCTCTGATAGCCGGCATATCCGTGACTGTGGAACCGTCTGACGAGGCCAAGCTCATGAGGTCCCTGACAGAGTCCTTCAGACAGGCGAAGGAGGACAACATGAGGCATGCCAAGATTTGGGCTATGACGCAGTCCGAT CTAAATTGTTGTGGAGTATACGGTCCAGAAGACTACCGGGTCTCAACATTACCATACTACTTCCCTCCAAATGTGCCGATATCGTGCTGCACATCATACGACTCCTCACGGTCAGACCTGGTGCAGGAAAGAGATAGAGAGCTATGTAAAGTGAAGAAGACTTACTTCATGACTGGCTGCAAAGAATTAGTGCTGACGGTGTTTAAAGAGACATCGTCTATGGTGTTCTCTATGGCTGTTATACTTATTGTTTTGGAG gCGTTACTTCTAATCTTAGGTGCCGTTATATACCAAAAACAGAGCACGAAATCATTTAAGTGA
- the LOC110372746 gene encoding tetraspanin-18 isoform X3 produces the protein MVILDEPKRWDEMACASGEAGFRNDIVVEAHSDVKTDKEEHNNKDKCLKCAKAFFVILGMLAVIAAVALIIVSVISSIATKAYDSDQSSRMVSMVLLAVSAAVTICAIIYGEVSVFRNRPRPILVAAVVLLLLAIVQALIAGISVTVEPSDEAKLMRSLTESFRQAKEDNMRHAKIWAMTQSDLNCCGVYGPEDYRVSTLPYYFPPNVPISCCTSYDSSRSDLVQERDRELCKVKKTYFMTGCKELVLTVFKETSSMVFSMAVILIVLEALLLILGAVIYQKQSTKSFK, from the exons ATGGTCATTTTGGACGAACCCAAACGTTGGGACGAGATGGCGTGTGCTAGTGGGG AAGCAGGCTTCAGAAATGACATCGTCGTTGAAGCCCACTCGGATGTAAAAACAGATAAAGAAGAACATAACAACAAAGACAAGTGCCTCAAATGTGCTAAAGCTTTCTTCGTGATCCTGGGCATGTTAGCTGTG ATAGCAGCGGTGGCCCTAATAATTGTCTCAGTAATATCTTCAATAGCGACGAAGGCTTATGATTCAGACCAGTCCAGCCGGATGGTTTCCATGGTACTGTTGGCTGTGTCAGCTGCTGTGACCATATGCGCCATCATTTATGGCGAAGTGTCTGTTTTTAGGAATCGGCCCAGACCTATACTTGTG GCCGCAGTGGTCCTACTTCTCCTAGCGATAGTACAAGCTCTGATAGCCGGCATATCCGTGACTGTGGAACCGTCTGACGAGGCCAAGCTCATGAGGTCCCTGACAGAGTCCTTCAGACAGGCGAAGGAGGACAACATGAGGCATGCCAAGATTTGGGCTATGACGCAGTCCGAT CTAAATTGTTGTGGAGTATACGGTCCAGAAGACTACCGGGTCTCAACATTACCATACTACTTCCCTCCAAATGTGCCGATATCGTGCTGCACATCATACGACTCCTCACGGTCAGACCTGGTGCAGGAAAGAGATAGAGAGCTATGTAAAGTGAAGAAGACTTACTTCATGACTGGCTGCAAAGAATTAGTGCTGACGGTGTTTAAAGAGACATCGTCTATGGTGTTCTCTATGGCTGTTATACTTATTGTTTTGGAG gCGTTACTTCTAATCTTAGGTGCCGTTATATACCAAAAACAGAGCACGAAATCATTTAAGTGA